Below is a genomic region from Zea mays cultivar B73 chromosome 9, Zm-B73-REFERENCE-NAM-5.0, whole genome shotgun sequence.
tatgtTAATTAGGGTAATGaatttttttaagtgtttaattatttatttgcattttgatcattctctttgtatgcgcttgattgattatcAGATGTTTATCATCAATTCTTTTAAAGAAAACctagtaattaatataataattaaataatataatagttattagtctaaaaataagtattttatttataaatagttttggtgattttttatgaatttttgagctctttaaaaatatatttcgaaattagaaaaaaaagaaaagagaaataaCCTAAACTAGCCGGCCCACTAGGAGCCCAGTCCCCAAACCCTATGTGCCCTCTCCCTGGCTGCTTCCCAGCCGCCGCCTCCCTGCTACTCTCACCTCTCTCCTCCTTTCTTCTCTCTTCAGCGCGCGCACTAGGGAACCGGCCGAGCAGCGGCCGACCCCGTCCCCAGCCCCGCGCGCCTGGAGCTCCCGCGACACCGAGTCTGCGCGACCCGCGCGCCCTGGCCGCTCGCCGAGCCGGCCCCTGCGCCTGCTTCCGCGCACCAGGTCGCGACCGCGCCCGACCAAGCCACCGAGCCGCCGCGCCGTTTCGTTTCCCCATTAATGGACTTCATGTATCCGAAATGCTCTCCTCTCCCCTCATTCCTCTCCATTGAAGCCATGAAAGGAAACCGCCGCCATTAAACCGTGTAATGGAGCCGTCGACCGTTCCTTCTAcctctgctctctctctctctcttttcctaTAAATCGCAGGCCACATCTCCCTGAGGCTCACACTCCCGAGCTCCTTTCTCCCTGCACACGAGTAGCCACGCCGAGCGCCGCATTTCACCGTCGCCGGAGCCTCTGCGCCATCCTGTCCGCCGTCTGCGCCAGTGTTCGCCGCAACGCTCTCCTCGCCGTTAGAGCTGTCATCGCCAGAGTTCGTCATCACCGGAGCCTGTGGAGTTCGCCGGAGCTACGCCATCCGTCGTCCGCTGTCGAGCCCTTGCTTCTCTTCACCCGGCCGAAACCCCGTCGAGTCCTCCCCGTCGCACGCACGaatccaaggttgaagacaacccaaattatttttttgtattttataaaatactttttgatgtgattcatgaattgtatatttagtttgttgtaatatgaacacgtgtGATCCATAATTTATGTGTATGTGCGTTATAGAATTTTTGGTAGAGATATGCGATTGTTAGTACACCGTTATATTTCATGTTATTCGTGGCGTTGATTTTGGGATTAGAAAAATATGGCATAGATTTAGTAGTCACATGTTGGTGATAAAAACAATAGATAGGAGtttttgtagttaaatttggtcacaataaactttagaaactaattggagaattatagtcgtaggttcattttaatggatttagaaaatggtatagaactcatgtcatatgaataatataggaATTCTAGATGATTTAGctaattattttattaacattttctttttataaagaaaggagaaaatatcattagtaggatggaaaatagatttttgctagtcaaataaacatgttcgtAAATTTAACACTTAAATTTTTAGAGTAAGCAAAATACTAGTTTATATCAAAATAACCTGACTCATGTTATAAAAAGTTCAATTAGTATTTATAGGGATTTTTAGGATGTTAAATTCATTTTTGGCTATACTCAATAATTTGAGTTAGAATTAAAAAGATAAAagctattaatttatttattagtagtaaagacgataattatcatttaatttcattgatgatgttaaaatatattaatactagttaaaactgtgTTTATTGCACCCgctcataaattcaccattaggactcacaataatagctataattgaattaataagtatttacgcgattacGACGTATTTAAGGTGTCATAAGTGTGATGTGTATTTATTTGTGTAATGGTTTATGTTTACGAAATGGTgtgtgtttatttattggtgtatgcttTCTTTTTGCATGGTGATGTACGACGTTATTAGAAGCTGAGTTTGTGGTAGACGAACCGAATTCGTTCGAAGACGGTCCGCAGGACgtgtttgagcaaggcaagtggattctccctctgcatattctttttgtacccactcattgcataaaataatgtttactttttgatatactgcataatttgatgggttttacctaattaaggatttcctaaatttaccaactgtattccttgttcaccctgggaaattattaagctttgcaaatttgtgctaccgctcaacttaatgattttaatatcactcattaattgatattaatgttccaaaattgaaattggcaattatgacattaacccgatggttaaaacgacattatttcaaattaattggaacatggagtgaccacccaggataacagtgcaaccacgagtgctatcatggctctggctttggtaattagctttatgtgCTTAGtggctagcaaccttacctgaaatatgggcaagagggggagcggtaggtgctggcagcccacgttaacatggggacgtattcttgtctaaggtacctcacccagggggccaccaccatcgtctttagaaaccttagtgggttgcttcgtattaagtgtattttgtgaaagcctcataatggatccctagccattcacctcggcagtgtttaagggtccgatcaacccgggctagatgggatacatggcttgtgggtaaagttgtaccacctctgcagagtgtaaaactgatatatcagccgtgctcccggttatgagcgacctggactcctcacatgataattgaacttgaagatgcacTACACCACGGTTCGCTATTAGCAACGTACCATGGGTTGGTAAAAGTGGCTTTACCGACCCTCGGACAGTCGTTAAAGACATTTACCGACCCACAACTCGGGTCGCTGTAAGCGGTGTCGGGAAAAGTATTGCCGACGCACTATGCCTTTACTGACCCTCCGTAAGTTGTTAAATCTTTAGTATTGCCGACCCTTAGACTGTCACTATAGACATTTACCGACCCACCCTCGGGTCGCTGTAGGAAAAGTATTACCGACCCACCATGCTTTTACCGACCCTCCGTAAGTTGTTGAATCTTTAGTATTACCGACCCTCAGACTGTCACTATAGATTGAATTCCCGACACATCCTCAGTTGCTAATGACCACAATTACCAACTGACTGTCAGACTGTAATGACAACAATTACCGACTAACAGTCAGTCACTAATATCATGTTTACTAATCAATAATCAGTAGCTATAATCAGTAGTCTCATTTCATACAAAAAAGCCTCACATATGGTATCACTGATTATAATCTACCACATACTGAGTGAAAACATACAACACACATAACACATAGATTGAATGAGTCACAAGGTTCAAATAATCATAGATTCATCGGCAGCACTTAAACATCCACAATTGAGTTGTAGTCATAAGCTACAAATATTCCTAAATATACCCAATTGGTCATCAGAGACAGTATATGGGTTAGACATTACAAAAGCTTTCCATCATGCCTATTCGATCTGCGCAACATTGCATGACTATTAGATACAAAGTTGCCCACAAAAGAACTTGAAACCAAAAGAAGCATGTCAGCTTGTCCTCGAAGCATGTCAGCTTGTCCTCAAGTAGCTAGCTTTTTACACCATGCATTACCTGAAAAGAGTTGTGATCAAAATTAATAGAATAATCAGTGGTTGTTTTTGTTTCTTATGATATTACAGCAGCAAACAATAATGCTTCACCATTGATTTCAATTGAATGTTAAATACCTCAAACTGCAGGTGGTGTTGATGCCTTGTTGGTAATCTTTAGCTGTCCAAATAAGAATTCATCACTAATTTGTCATATATATCATTCAAAATAGTAAGTTAAGTTTAGCTTATTACTCTATTGTATGGCCATGCAATTGACATCTTGTTGGCATCACCCATAGTTTCCATATTGGCATAGGGACGAGGCAAATGTGCATCTCTTTTCAACACACAAGACACAATAACTTCACAACATTGTCTCCCAAGGGACTGGCCCGCAAGAATAGTGTTTGGTTTAGTTGAAATTATTGTTCCTTTAGCCACAGGTTgatctgatctcaacaaggcatataATATGACATCTTTTCCAACCTGATGCAAGTGATTAGTGTTAAGTTAGAAGGATGGCATAAATATCTAAAAGATGAGAGTACATATTTAGGAGGAAAAGGATCAGAGTATTACAAGAGCATCATGTTGAGAGCGAGAAGTTTCATTACTCCTTGGTGCGGTTGTTTTGTGTGCTGTTGTTCTTGATGAGGTTAAACCATGCACCTGGTCATGTAAGTTgtcatcaacatcatcttcagaaACATAATCTTCCTCCCCTTCATCTAGTCCAGCATCACCAGTTTCATTCAACCTTGCATCCTACATCAGACATTTCAGTCATGTATGAGATAAATGACTAGTTAAACATTGCTTTGTGTATAAACAAAGAGCAGTACTAACCAAATGTAGACGTGATGTGGAACCGTGTTGTGACATGGGACTTGCCCTATCTTGTTGTGCCCTTTGCTCCATTTGAGCCTGCAACTCAAAAACACGTTGCTCTAGAGCATCCCTGTCACTTTCAGCTTTCTTTCGAGCCATAACCTCCATTTGAAGTCTTGTTGGTGCATAACACTTTAATCCTGGAGTACCAACATCTTGAGGAGTCGGGCCTAGACCCATAAGACGGACATATCCTTTTGGCTCTTTCAGTCCACAAAGAACAGCATATGCATCACCTTCCTGAATTGTCCGCTCTTTCAAGTCTGGGTAGATTTCAATAAGATCTTTAAGTTTCGCCTACAAAATATAATTTTGGTTGAAAAGGTTATGCCCACACAAAATTCATATTATAACAACCAATTATGAAAtgaatactccctccgtcccaggaTACTAGACGCGACTAAAAAAATGCAAAGACCAAGAAAGACATTAATTACCCCTCGTTTCTAAAAAAACTGCATGTATTCCCAcgtccatgcatgcatgcatttttCAGCTGTTGGTGCCTAACTCAATCGGCGCGCGTATGAAAAATATTTGGCAAGTTTTAGCGCCACTAATTGCTCGCTTCTGCTTCTATAAATACCCAATGCTTATGTACAGCTCACAAAACACTCCTTTCTCTAATCTTCCTTCTTCGGTTACACATAATGCCTATTTCAGATTTGAATGAGCCTATCAACTGGGATGAGATTGAGGAATTTGAAGGAAACGTACATGAGTTAAATTATGATTATGTGTGGGACAATGCATGCAAAGGAGTACAACCAAACTGCTTATGTGTTTGCTACCTCGTTTTGCTCACACCCCAATATCTCAGTACTCCTCTTTTGCTGGTACACTCAAAACTGAAGTCAAATGTCTACATCAGCATGATTTGGAAAACTCGTTCTCAAATTAGATAACTGTTCAGATCAATTTAAGCTGAATGCATTGTACTAAGTAGTATTTGTGCTTAATTTGTGATTAATCGTAGCGTCTATGCCCGTGCAGCTGCCCCACGCTCAACACCTGCTACTGCATTATCTGATGATTACGTTAACCAGTCCCCATAGAATGTTGCTAGCTCTAGGAAGCATGTCATGTTTGGCAAGGGCAGCCCCGAGTTCAGCACTGGTGGGCATGCATTTTTGAAAGACTGTGAGCTTGTATGTGGAGGCTTTGGTGCAGTCTACAAGACAGTGCTCTCGGGTTTGGGGTGCTTGGGTACATGGCTGCTGCTGTCCAAATTTAGTGAGAAAAAGGTACTGAGCTGAGGTGTAACTTCTACTGGTATTTTTCAGAGCTGAGGTCTTTTGATGGTATTTTATAGAGACAGTAACGGTGCTAGAGAACCAATTTCCCCAATGAAAAAAGTAGTTGCGCCTAGTAtcctgggacggagggagtacttaCCATTATTGGCTCTGCAGAGGTTGAAGGAACACCATTTTTCCTTGTATGGGTTTTGATAAAAGTTTCATCTCTTCGTGGGGGACGTCCTAGTTTGACAGCCTATAATATACGATATAATTATACTGAAGGTAGTAGAAACACTTCTAGTCTACTATATTGTATGCCTACTGAAGGTAGTAGAAACTGAATTAGCCAAGAAGGTCAAGCATTACCAATTTATGTTGTGAGCAAGCATAGCTCACACTTCCAGTAGTATGGTGCAGCTGCAGTTTTTGCCGGTTTGCTTTTCCCACTTTCGAGAGAGTCTAACATATAATGAAAATATCATATTTATGCACTACTCATACTGGTTTTCTAATGGAATCAAAATGTTTATGCACAGACTTTATATTAGAAGTTTGTTACCTGAAATTCAGAAGTCTTCCAATAGTTATAGAGAAATTTCCAATCATCATCACTAATTCTTTTGTCTGGACATTCCCCAACATCATCTATAGTCAGCTCAGGATCAAAATACAGCTCCTTGATATTTGCCTTAAATTCTTTCCATTTCCTCCCAGCAGTGCGTGTAACCCAATTTAAGGCAGCGTCATCAATATCAAAGTATGACTTTATTTCAGTCCACAGCTCGTACTTCTTTTTAACATCAACAAGCCTCCAATCTACACAAGCAATTGATATCTTCTTTCTAACTTGACACCCTATAACACTTGAAAGTTGCCTAGCGTTTTCACCAATTGGCTGTCCATAATCATTAAGAGATATTTTGAGTTTAGGCATATCTGGTGTCCTTGAGAATATGTCATCTTTCTTCGTTATTCCCCTTCCTTTCTTTCTCACTGTACCATTGCTTTGGTCACCAATCTGTAGGTCTGAAGCAATATAACGGATTACATTCAAGTCTAAAAGCTAATTCCATCATCAAATTGTTGTTAAGGTCAATGGAAATCTATTTTACCTTCATTGTTACTAAGGAAATCTCCTACTGGCTCCAAATTAGCAAGCACATGTTCTTCATCAAACTGACAATTGTTTCTTTGTAGTCTTGGTCGCAAGTTTGGACGTTCAGTTGATACAGTATTTCTGTTCTGAACTTTCTAAAAAAATGACATAGAGTTGATTATTACGGTAATTCACAGATTATACCACAAAGATGATTGCAGTATTTTACCTTTGAAGTTTTCCTAGATCGATTTTGTTGCTGCCCCAAAGAGTTGATGATTGCAGGGATGTTGAATTCTTCTAACCTCCTTTTGTTCCTTTCAATATTTTCAAGCTTTTGTTGCTCATACTCATTATATGAGCCACCCTTATTGTTTCCTCTTGCGCTTGCCATTTTTCCTGAAAAGGAACAATGAGATCAGCTATTTGTAACCAAATGATAATAGAAGCATAAGTTTCCAGCAAGAAAACGACTATATTTGAAACATAAGAAATAACTAAACTTACTTTTTAGATTTTTCCCATGTTTTATTCCACTAACAATCACACCATCTATATCTGTTCTCGTAGATGCACTACAGGAaaacagttaattcccgtcggccaggaaccgacgggaataagcactaaaccgacgggaataagtaattcccgtcggtttagcccttattcccgtcggttgtcagccgccaggcgtcccttgtcggggatacggttattcccgtcggccgccgacgggaatacgtaatccccgtcggccaataTCGAGCCGACGGGAATAAGGGCTAATCCTCGTCggctgacctggccgacgggaattactaattaatgcccgtcggccaggtcagccgacgggaattaattagtaattcccgtcggccaggtcagccgacgggaattatctGGGCCGACGTGAGTTAATAgtcaattcccgtcggctatggtcaaaccgacgggaattaactgggccgacgggagttaacctatatttctgcaacagcaacaccaaattagatatttctcacacataacatacacaaaacatatatatcacaaaCATATGACAAAACGTATCACATAAACATATAAATCACAAACGCATTGacatcacacatcacaaacacatcattgacatcacacatcacaaacacattgatataattcacacatcacaaacatttcagatacgagagtgtttacacaaacataacgtccaggagttaaaaacataacgagcacgagtttaagtgtttagagataaccaccacttgggtggttagagctatgaccgctgccgccttcaccaccaggaggagggaacgcgaagagcgagtcaacaaatccagtccctgctgctggatcagacccactgccacccgcttcaggcgtaacctatgcaagttagcaaatatcaacacgttaaatgcaaatatcaaaaagtatacaagtgtataaattaatggagagttatcaaacgtaccctatctccaggtgcaggtatatgtgtcggaggggtggtgaactgtggtggtggaactggtgtgtttgcaaattggctccattgtggtggcggtggaaaatttgatgtcatgccctgttgctgcattaactgttaaacacatatgtgttactactgaagatgttgtattgaaatataataatttagagttcggattatgtgtactcacttgatacatcgcttgattatgagcattgcaagcctccataaattcgcgttgttgtctcatctcttcacgcatcctcataatctccaactcctgctcgttcggtcgacgagagcatgagctacgggaagatgaacccgtcctctgagatctcaccgacgacgagtcaatgaatccgtcgaagagtgcgtatctataagtgattcaaaaaatgttattactgcataatccatttagtgtcaaccatataatttcataagttagagcttaccgtccatgcgctttgccaccaccacttgcgtacaccaccgagggatccactggttcatggcgccagtcgtagtcagggccatggcgatgaaccatctcctccccatatgccgcctatacatcattcacaaccttacaaatgcaggaatttatatactttgaacgtttgaacttttgagccaaaactcaccaagcgatccgtggctgtctggctgcagagctggtcagggttgttcgggtctggtcctttgtggccctcctggtacacctcaatgtcactaggcttttggccactcgtagcttcctgtataaacaaaaaacattcataagcaatcgtattatttgttgatcgacatagaaagatcaaacttaccattcttttagcttttcgtatcatgtcgtcaccgcaaatacattatgttcttctgcaaagtaacaacttgtgaagtgtgctacctcctttagtttaaattgttccgcaatacatccttcaactcttgccttattgcccaccattgctctaagcttctttaatgctctttctatatgaaacatccacctatactgaataggaccaccgaccttagcctcatatggaagatgtataaagagatgctgcacaggattgaagaaacccggtggaaatattttttccaatttgcacaaaagcaccggtgcctctttctccagctgttccatcacatctcttctgatttctttagcacacaactgtctgtagaaatagctaacttcagctaacgttttccacacagcttcggaaatgtacccacgaaacattacaggcatgagcctctccataattatgtggaagtcatggctcttcagtccattcatcttcattgtcttcaagttcacagatcttctaaaaccagcggcataaccatcggggaatttaatatccttcatccacttcatcacttctttccgttgcttagatttcagacaatagtcagcttttggtttgcctccgttttctctaagcactagggttggacgatcacatatcactactaagtccatgcgtgccttgtcattgtctttcgttttatcagggaaatccatgcatgtatttatgagggcttggcaaaagttactctcttgatgcatgacgtcgatgttgtgcatcaaaatcaatgacttagcataaggaagctcccacaagccacatatgtgagtccagttatgctcctcaccaaaaccttgataccttttcccactctcgtctaggacaagtttcatatgctcttctgtaatttctatcccactacgtcgcttgggcggtcccttcgtgacaatggtgcccttcctaaattcctttctctgccttctgaaggggtgattgaagggtagaaaacatctatggcaatcaaagtaacatatcttgccaccagcactaagacgaaaacaatctgtatctttagcacaataaggacacgtcaatctaccatgcacgctccatccagagaaaataccatacgccataaaatcatgaaccgagaacagatatgcaacacgaagattgaatttctgcttcttgaagcagtcataggcttccacaccttgccatagcttctttaactcttcaatcagtggttgaagcatcacattgaggcgtacgccaggatgctcaggcccaggtataacaagacataggaacataaactcatatttcatgcaaagagcaggtggaaggttgtacg
It encodes:
- the LOC103638359 gene encoding uncharacterized protein isoform X2; the encoded protein is MMRIGKMASARGNNKGGSYNEYEQQKLENIERNKRRLEEFNIPAIINSLGQQQNRSRKTSKKVQNRNTVSTERPNLRPRLQRNNCQFDEEHVLANLEPVGDFLSNNEDLQIGDQSNGTVRKKGRGITKKDDIFSRTPDMPKLKISLNDYGQPIGENARQLSSVIGCQVRKKISIACVDWRLVDVKKKYELWTEIKSYFDIDDAALNWVTRTAGRKWKEFKANIKELYFDPELTIDDVGECPDKRISDDDWKFLYNYWKTSEFQTLSKVGKANRQKLQLHHTTGSVSYACSQHKLAVKLGRPPRRDETFIKTHTRKNGVPSTSAEPIMAKLKDLIEIYPDLKERTIQEGDAYAVLCGLKEPKGYVRLMGLGPTPQDVGTPGLKCYAPTRLQMEVMARKKAESDRDALEQRVFELQAQMEQRAQQDRASPMSQHGSTSRLHLDARLNETGDAGLDEGEEDYVSEDDVDDNLHDQVHGLTSSRTTAHKTTAPRSNETSRSQHDALVGKDVILYALLRSDQPVAKGTIISTKPNTILAGQSLGRQCCEVIVSCVLKRDAHLPRPYANMETMGDANKMSIAWPYNRITNKASTPPAV
- the LOC103638359 gene encoding uncharacterized protein isoform X3 translates to MASARGNNKGGSYNEYEQQKLENIERNKRRLEEFNIPAIINSLGQQQNRSRKTSKKVQNRNTVSTERPNLRPRLQRNNCQFDEEHVLANLEPVGDFLSNNEDLQIGDQSNGTVRKKGRGITKKDDIFSRTPDMPKLKISLNDYGQPIGENARQLSSVIGCQVRKKISIACVDWRLVDVKKKYELWTEIKSYFDIDDAALNWVTRTAGRKWKEFKANIKELYFDPELTIDDVGECPDKRISDDDWKFLYNYWKTSEFQTLSKVGKANRQKLQLHHTTGSVSYACSQHKLAVKLGRPPRRDETFIKTHTRKNGVPSTSAEPIMAKLKDLIEIYPDLKERTIQEGDAYAVLCGLKEPKGYVRLMGLGPTPQDVGTPGLKCYAPTRLQMEVMARKKAESDRDALEQRVFELQAQMEQRAQQDRASPMSQHGSTSRLHLDARLNETGDAGLDEGEEDYVSEDDVDDNLHDQVHGLTSSRTTAHKTTAPRSNETSRSQHDALVGKDVILYALLRSDQPVAKGTIISTKPNTILAGQSLGRQCCEVIVSCVLKRDAHLPRPYANMETMGDANKMSIAWPYNRLKITNKASTPPAV
- the LOC103638359 gene encoding uncharacterized protein isoform X1 — translated: MMRIGKMASARGNNKGGSYNEYEQQKLENIERNKRRLEEFNIPAIINSLGQQQNRSRKTSKKVQNRNTVSTERPNLRPRLQRNNCQFDEEHVLANLEPVGDFLSNNEDLQIGDQSNGTVRKKGRGITKKDDIFSRTPDMPKLKISLNDYGQPIGENARQLSSVIGCQVRKKISIACVDWRLVDVKKKYELWTEIKSYFDIDDAALNWVTRTAGRKWKEFKANIKELYFDPELTIDDVGECPDKRISDDDWKFLYNYWKTSEFQTLSKVGKANRQKLQLHHTTGSVSYACSQHKLAVKLGRPPRRDETFIKTHTRKNGVPSTSAEPIMAKLKDLIEIYPDLKERTIQEGDAYAVLCGLKEPKGYVRLMGLGPTPQDVGTPGLKCYAPTRLQMEVMARKKAESDRDALEQRVFELQAQMEQRAQQDRASPMSQHGSTSRLHLDARLNETGDAGLDEGEEDYVSEDDVDDNLHDQVHGLTSSRTTAHKTTAPRSNETSRSQHDALVGKDVILYALLRSDQPVAKGTIISTKPNTILAGQSLGRQCCEVIVSCVLKRDAHLPRPYANMETMGDANKMSIAWPYNRLKITNKASTPPAV